The genomic interval TTTCCGCTTAGAAAGCGTAAAGGTGCCAAAATTGACAAGAGAGACACGTTGTCCTTTCTTCAGCGAAGAGGTCACCGCACCGGTAAATGCCTCAAGGGCAGTTCCCGCTGCGACTTTGGTGATCCCAGCCGAAGCGGCCATCTTCGCGATCAGCTCTTCCTTTGTCATAATGTTCCTCCTTATAGGTGGTGAAGAAATGGAGAAAATGACTCCGGTGGCACTGCACTGGCACACTTACGCACTACGATTCGCTCTCAGTTTAGTCTGTTTCAGCGGAATATGCAGATTGACGATCTTTTTTCGCAACGTGTTCCGGTTGAGTCCGAGCAATTCTGCGGCCTGAATCTGATTGCCTCGTGTTTCTTGCAGGGCCGAGGTGATGAGAGGGCGCTCCACGGCGGAAATGAGAATCGGGTGGAGGTTCCTTGCGGACCCGTTGCGCATTCCTTTGACGAATTCACCCATTTTCACCTCCAAATAATTTTCCAGAGACCCATCTTGGGTCTTACTCGGTCGGAGGCTGTTCGGTGTGATCATCGCTTGGATCATGGTCAAGGTTTGCCGTAAGACCGCAGATGAACCTTGGATGAAAAGGGTGTGGGCAAAATCGAGATGATCGCGCCATGCCGTGACGGAATCCCGGGTGCCCGATAGTTCCTCGATGATGACCTCCGCATGCTGGTGTGGCGATTCCATCTGAAAGGTCTGAGCATCAGGGAAGATGTTGATTGAGGCATCCGTAAAGACCTGTTGAACTTGAGCCTGGACGGCCGGATCCTTCGTGAGCAATACAATGCTGTATGTCGATGATGACGCTGGCATGAAGGCACCATGTAGAAGAAGTGCGCGGATTATTGCCCGGGGCTGAATCGATGTCAATCGGATTTTCGGCCAGGGCCTTCTGGCGGACAGCTTTCCTGCCACTGTGGTGCGTGGGGAACGAGCAGGGATTCAATGGCTTGGAGATGAGTGGGGAAATCGGATTTCGGAGGCTGTGGTAAAAATGAGAAGCAAAGGTGAAAATACTTAGACCCTCGGTAGGTTGTGAGCTTGACGCGGGAGGACCGTGCTTGACAGTGTCTTCTACGGGAAGGTAGAGTGTTGATCTCAAATTCCTACAGGAATTGTAAAGAATGAAAATGTCAAAGCGTGTGAGTTATGGAATCCTGGTCGCCGTTGATCTGGCCATTCACGCGAATGATGCGCCGATTCAAGCGAAAGCGGTCTCAAAACGCCAGGGCATTCCGCTCCGTTTTCTGGAACAGGTGCTCCACACTATGAAGAATGCCGGCTTGGTCGAAAGCCATCGCGGAGCACAGGGTGGATATCTGTTGTCACGCAAGCCGGTAGACCTTTCGCTGGCCGCGATATTTGAATCCCTTGAAGGGCCGGTCTTTCATCGGTCTGGCGTCAGCCCGCTCCCTCGACATCGGCATATGGGGAAATCTGATCTCCTGCTCGGTGATGTGTGTGATCAGCTTCAACAGGCGGAACGGAAAGTCCTCGAGAGCATCACGGTCGAACAGTTGGCGGCACGCCAGCGCCTCGAGGATGCGCAACGCAGCCCGATGTATCACATCTGAAATAGAATAGAAGTCTTCCCGCAAGCGATTGAAGGAGTGACCCATGAATGACGCCGCATCTCTCACCGTCCCACATATTGAAACACAACCGATTCCAGCCACCATCCTGGAAGAAATTGAAACCTTTGAAGTCGAGGCTATGCGGACATTGGCGGGAGACGTTTCCACGGACCTCTTCAAGCCGTTCCGATTACAGTACGGCATTTATGGTCAGCGTCAGCCGGGAGTGCAGATGGTACGGGTCAAGATTCCATTCGGTGGGATTACTGCGAACCAGCTCCGCCGTGTGGCTGAATTGGCTGACTGCTATGCCACTGGCGTTGGGCATGTCACGACCAGGCAAGACATTCAAATGCACTTTGTCGAGCTGAAAGATGTGCCGACCATCATGCGAGGGCTTGCCGAAGTTGGTCTGACCACGCGCGAGGCCTGTGCGAACACAGTTCGCAATGTGACGGCCTGCCACCTGGCCGGCGTGTGCCAAGGCGAAGTCTTTGATGTGACACCCTATGCCAAGACGGTCGCATACCATCTGCTCCGGAACCCCTTGAATCAAAGTCTGCCTCGCAAATTTAAGATTGCATTTTCCGGTTGTGCGCACGACTGTGCCCTCACACCGATTCACGACATCGGCTTGCTCGCAGTGAAACGAGCGGACGGGGTCATCGGATTTCGTATGGTTGCAGGTGGAGGGTTGGGTTCTACGCCTCGGATCGCGCAGCTGCTCCGAGAATTCACTCCGATGGAGGAGCTGATTCCTAGTATCGAAGCCGTCATCAAGGTGTTCGATACCCTTGGCAATCGGAAAAACCGGAACAAGGCGCGCATGAAGTTCGTCATCGATAAGTTAGGCTTCGAGGAATTCAAACGCCGATGGGAAGCCGCCTATGTCTCAATGGGACACACACTTCCGAACAATGGCTCGATCGCCTTGCTGCCCTATCAGGATGCACCTTCGGCCCTCATCATGCCGACTCGCAATGGGACGGCCAATGGCAATGGGAATGGAACATATCCGATCGGTCACGAGACCCCATTTGAGATGTGGAAGCGGACCAACGTCGTCCGTCAAAAGCAGGATGGGTACGTGACGGCTGCGATCAAGCTCTTTATGGGCGATATCACCTCCCAACAGCTGTTGTTTGTTGCGGATCTGGCAGAACGGTACTCCAATGGGAATCTTCGCACGACGATTAATCAGAATCTGGTCATCCGTTGGATTCTCGCTGAGCAGACCCCGCATCTCTATGAGGATCTGGCGTCTCACGGATTGGCTGATCCCGGCGCTGAACTCGTCGAGGACATCATCGCCTGCCCGGGAACTGATACCTGTGGACTAGGCATCACTTCATCAAAAGGGCTGGCGAGAGCCTTGGCCGAGGTATTCCCTGCCGGGCGGGTCCCGGAAGAGTTGGCGGGGGTGGATATCAAAATCAGTGGCTGCCACAACTCTTGCGCTCAGCATCATATCTCCACGATCGGGTTGCATGGAGTCGGGAAGCGAATCGGGGAGCATGTGGCACCGCACTATGAATTGCACCTGGGCGGGTCGGTCAACGGTACGGCTAAGATCGGTCAGATGATCGTGAAGCTGCCGGCGAAGGCGGTTCCGGCGGCGCTTTCCCATTTGATCGACGTGTATCGGCGCGATCGTCAGGCGAATGAAAGCCTGCCGAAGTTTATTGCCCGTGCGGGAAAGCCCAAGCTGAAGGACGAGTTGATTCCCTATACGATCGTTCCCTCTTACGAAGAGGATTCCACTTTCTACTATGACTGGGAAGGGGAGGACGAATTTATTTTGGAAGATCTCGGTCCAGGCGAATGTGCCGGCGGTGCACTGGAGATGATCGAAAACGGAATTCTGGAGGCGGATCAAGAGCTCTATCAAGCGAAACTGCTGGTCGAGAAGCATCAATATTCAGTGTCGGTGAACAAGTCATATCGAGCAGTGTTGGCGGCGGCCAAGGCCCTGTTGGTGACCGAAGGGCTGGAGCCGTCGACCGATTCCGAAACGTTTATGGAATTCGACGGTCGGGTTGCCCAAAAGGGTGTTGTTCCCTCCATCTATCGAGACCTCAACAAAAAGGTCGGCGATCTCGGTCCCAAGGAAACGTCGCCC from Nitrospira sp. carries:
- a CDS encoding sulfurtransferase TusA family protein; translated protein: MNDAASLTVPHIETQPIPATILEEIETFEVEAMRTLAGDVSTDLFKPFRLQYGIYGQRQPGVQMVRVKIPFGGITANQLRRVAELADCYATGVGHVTTRQDIQMHFVELKDVPTIMRGLAEVGLTTREACANTVRNVTACHLAGVCQGEVFDVTPYAKTVAYHLLRNPLNQSLPRKFKIAFSGCAHDCALTPIHDIGLLAVKRADGVIGFRMVAGGGLGSTPRIAQLLREFTPMEELIPSIEAVIKVFDTLGNRKNRNKARMKFVIDKLGFEEFKRRWEAAYVSMGHTLPNNGSIALLPYQDAPSALIMPTRNGTANGNGNGTYPIGHETPFEMWKRTNVVRQKQDGYVTAAIKLFMGDITSQQLLFVADLAERYSNGNLRTTINQNLVIRWILAEQTPHLYEDLASHGLADPGAELVEDIIACPGTDTCGLGITSSKGLARALAEVFPAGRVPEELAGVDIKISGCHNSCAQHHISTIGLHGVGKRIGEHVAPHYELHLGGSVNGTAKIGQMIVKLPAKAVPAALSHLIDVYRRDRQANESLPKFIARAGKPKLKDELIPYTIVPSYEEDSTFYYDWEGEDEFILEDLGPGECAGGALEMIENGILEADQELYQAKLLVEKHQYSVSVNKSYRAVLAAAKALLVTEGLEPSTDSETFMEFDGRVAQKGVVPSIYRDLNKKVGDLGPKETSPESAREKMAFAKGFVEACRVATDQMGKDLKLSTVKEEQIPAVPTPTETKPAIPIATGAPVYDLRGVACPMNYVKTKLKLEMMDAGDKLEVWLDAGEPIKNVPMSLKNDGHKVLIQEELEPEASHYRILVEKVEG
- a CDS encoding HU family DNA-binding protein, coding for MTKEELIAKMAASAGITKVAAGTALEAFTGAVTSSLKKGQRVSLVNFGTFTLSKRKARMGRNPRTGQSLRIPAAKVPKFSAGKELRSAVK
- a CDS encoding Rrf2 family transcriptional regulator, which encodes MKMSKRVSYGILVAVDLAIHANDAPIQAKAVSKRQGIPLRFLEQVLHTMKNAGLVESHRGAQGGYLLSRKPVDLSLAAIFESLEGPVFHRSGVSPLPRHRHMGKSDLLLGDVCDQLQQAERKVLESITVEQLAARQRLEDAQRSPMYHI